A genomic stretch from Nerophis ophidion isolate RoL-2023_Sa linkage group LG14, RoL_Noph_v1.0, whole genome shotgun sequence includes:
- the clul1 gene encoding clusterin-like protein 1: MKVVLALLLLHGVAAAEEQTPSGDTFKELSQAGEEAVGEEVRRALYGVKQMKEVMWRNEQKHKHLMKSLQHSSDKKKGAAQLAQEVSEKLQEAEDHCRTSFQSQWDQCRPCLEDACKTFFSSTCRRGFATFQSKVENFFHRVSRHFSFSQAQMEAGDILVNQEDPEDPDLEVVRIQDSFSRLSRKVGVLVNNSVALASRMSDKLDRALQKALLSGSLVSTTTSTTTTSTITTAHPDDTARDSAFLQGVGLEEVLDSFLDFGRSVVEEFGAVVTGVFDDLHGTQVEDKNIEKSIPRFLRTRKLCRDLRKQSSECWQLQNRCESCQGALLTECPGLRELHLELDQVSQLMGVSTQQYQEILSIVRRHADETTSWLGDMAAEFSWLGQAVADGSGPQNVFRVTRVAPKGQDLNLPAAETQVEVSILNSPPFTLSVPRELDLQEPAFIQYVVQEALGKYRELVRYETEE; encoded by the exons AGCTGTCCCAGGCTGGAGAGGAGGCGGTGGGCGAGGAGGTGAGGCGAGCGTTGTACGGGGTGAAGCAGATGAAGGAGGTGATGTGGAGGAACGAGCAGAAGCACAAACACCTGATGAAGTCTCTGCAACACAGCAGCGACAAGAAAAAG GGGGCGGCACAGCTGGCTCAGGAGGTGTCGGAGAAGCTGCAGGAGGCCGAGGACCACTGCAGGACCTCCTTCCAGTCCCAGTGGGATCAGTGCAGACCCTGCTTGGAGGACGCCTGCAAGACCTTCTTCAGCAGCACATGTCGCAGAGGCTTTGCCACTTTCCAAAGCAAA GTGGAGAACTTCTTCCACAGGGTGTCCCGACACTTCAGCTTCAGTCAAGCCCAAATGGAAGCGGGTGACATCCTGGTGAACCAAGAGGACCCAGAAGACCCTGACCTCGAGGTGGTCCGCATCCAGGACTCCTTCTCCCGCCTGAGCCGTAAAGTGGGGGTGCTGGTGAACAACAGCGTGGCCTTGGCCTCCAGGATGAGTGACAAGCTGGACCGAGCTCTACAGAAGGCTCTACTGAGCGGCTCCCTGGTCTCCACCACcacctccaccaccaccacctccaccATCACCACCGCACACCCCGACGACACAGCCCGCGACTCAGCCTTCCTGCAGGGGGTGGGCTTGGAGGAGGTGCTGGACTCCTTCTTGGACTTTGGCCGCAGCGTGGTGGAGGAGTTTGGGGCGGTGGTGACGGGGGTGTTTGATGACCTGCATGGGACACAGGTGGAAGACAAAAATATAG AGAAAAGCATCCCGCGCTTCCTGCGGACCCGGAAGCTGTGCCGAGACCTCCGCAAGCAGTCGTCCGAGTGCTGGCAGCTCCAGAACCGCTGTGAAAGCTGCCAGGGTGCCTTGCTCACAG AGTGTCCCGGCTTGAGGGAGCTGCACCTGGAGCTGGACCAGGTGTCCCAGCTGATGGGCGTGTCCACCCAGCAGTACCAGGAGATCCTGTCCATCGTGAGGCGACACGCCGACGAGACCACCAGCTGGCTGGGCGACATGGCGGCGGAGTTCAGCTGGCTGGGGCAGGCGGTGGCCGACGGCAGTGGGCCGCAGAACGTTTTCCGCGTCACCAGG GTGGCACCAAAGGGCCAAGACCTCAATTTGCCAGCAGCAGAGACCCAAGTGGAGGTGAGCATCCTCAACTCTCCCCCGTTCACTCTTTCCGTGCCGAGGGAGCTGGACCTGCAGGAGCCGGCCTTCATCCAATACGTGGTCCAGGAGGCTCTGGGGAAGTACAGGGAATTGGTCAG GTATGAGACCGAGGAGTAG